One Pseudomonas sp. HOU2 genomic window carries:
- a CDS encoding YheV family putative zinc ribbon protein, with amino-acid sequence MSEAPVITKKRFIAGAVCPACSEPDKLMMWNEDSVPHRECVACGYSDTLNEQGLSVPKELGTRVNTSALKPAPDKTVQAVQFFPNPKLKKKSED; translated from the coding sequence ATGAGTGAGGCACCTGTGATTACCAAGAAGCGCTTTATCGCCGGGGCTGTCTGCCCGGCGTGCAGCGAGCCGGATAAACTGATGATGTGGAACGAGGACAGCGTGCCGCACCGTGAGTGCGTGGCCTGCGGTTACTCGGATACGCTGAACGAGCAGGGGCTGTCGGTTCCCAAGGAACTGGGCACGCGGGTCAATACCAGCGCGCTCAAGCCAGCGCCGGACAAAACCGTCCAGGCCGTGCAGTTCTTTCCGAATCCGAAGCTGAAGAAAAAGTCCGAGGACTGA
- a CDS encoding dual specificity protein phosphatase family protein — MSRVRLFPALCLSLVALLHLMPAQADAAVTSRPPEWAQPVEVQYNLFQMSPTLYRSALPDGGVVPLLKNLKVATVINFLPEADSSWLSEPGINQVQLPYRTNHVDDADVLKTLRAIQAAEANGPVLMHCKHGSDRTGLMAAMYRIVVQGWSKEDALNEMTQGGFGESGHFKDGVRYVMQADVDKLRTALANGDCSTSAFATCSMKSWFQSVNLK; from the coding sequence ATGTCTCGAGTGCGCCTTTTTCCTGCTTTGTGTTTGTCGCTTGTTGCCCTGTTGCACTTGATGCCGGCCCAGGCTGACGCCGCTGTCACATCGCGCCCGCCGGAGTGGGCGCAACCGGTTGAAGTGCAATACAACCTGTTCCAGATGTCACCAACGCTTTACCGCAGCGCCTTGCCCGACGGTGGCGTGGTTCCATTGCTGAAGAATCTCAAAGTGGCGACGGTGATCAACTTCTTGCCGGAAGCTGACAGCAGTTGGCTGTCCGAGCCGGGCATCAATCAAGTGCAACTGCCCTATCGCACCAACCACGTCGATGACGCCGATGTGCTCAAGACCTTGCGCGCGATTCAGGCTGCCGAAGCCAATGGCCCGGTGCTGATGCACTGCAAACACGGTTCCGACCGCACCGGCCTGATGGCGGCGATGTATCGGATTGTGGTGCAAGGCTGGAGCAAGGAAGACGCGCTGAATGAAATGACGCAGGGCGGTTTTGGTGAAAGCGGCCATTTCAAGGATGGCGTGCGTTACGTGATGCAAGCCGATGTCGACAAACTGCGCACCGCGTTGGCCAACGGCGATTGCAGCACCAGTGCCTTTGCCACCTGCTCGATGAAGAGCTGGTTCCAGTCGGTCAACCTCAAGTAA
- a CDS encoding DUF1161 domain-containing protein, with the protein MKRIGLAILCSALATTVLAAPKDCEELRKEIEVKIQANAVPSYTLEIVSKEEADKHDVAMVVGTCENGTKAIIYQKNDN; encoded by the coding sequence ATGAAACGTATTGGCTTGGCGATCCTCTGCAGTGCATTGGCCACAACGGTTCTGGCCGCACCGAAAGACTGTGAAGAACTCAGGAAAGAAATCGAAGTAAAGATCCAGGCGAACGCCGTGCCGTCCTACACGCTGGAAATCGTCAGCAAGGAAGAGGCCGACAAACACGACGTAGCCATGGTCGTCGGCACCTGTGAAAACGGCACCAAGGCAATCATTTACCAGAAGAACGACAACTGA
- a CDS encoding OsmC family protein has translation MAIVKKASAHWAGDLKTGIGSISTETGVLREAPYGFKARFEGGKGTNPEELIGAAHAGCFSMAFSMILGDAGLKAESIDTQAEVTLDQVEGGFAITAIKLILKAKIPGATQAQFEELSNKAKEGCPVSKVLNAKITLEASLVS, from the coding sequence ATGGCTATCGTGAAGAAAGCATCCGCGCATTGGGCAGGCGATCTGAAAACCGGCATCGGCTCGATCTCTACCGAGACCGGCGTCCTCAGAGAAGCGCCTTACGGCTTCAAGGCCCGCTTCGAAGGCGGCAAGGGCACCAACCCGGAAGAACTGATCGGCGCCGCACATGCCGGCTGTTTTTCCATGGCGTTTTCGATGATTTTGGGCGATGCGGGCCTGAAGGCCGAGAGCATCGACACTCAGGCAGAGGTTACGCTGGATCAGGTCGAGGGTGGCTTTGCCATCACTGCGATCAAGTTGATCCTCAAGGCGAAAATCCCTGGCGCTACTCAGGCGCAGTTTGAAGAACTGAGCAACAAGGCCAAGGAAGGGTGCCCGGTGTCCAAGGTATTGAATGCGAAGATTACCCTTGAGGCATCATTAGTCAGTTGA
- a CDS encoding gluconate 2-dehydrogenase subunit 3 family protein yields MSDADRDNPRREFLRKSLTLIPVVTLAGSGLGSSVLQAAPEAAPAAPAATPAKADASAYQPSYFTAEEWAFINAAVAHLIPNDEQGPGALEAGVPEYIDRQMNTPYAAGALWYMQGPFNADAAPEMGWQSKLVPKEIYRLGIAATDQWAKSLNGKTFAEQDSATREDLLKQLEAGKPQFAAVPAKIFFSLLLQNTKEGFFCDPIHGGNKGMVGWTMIGFPGARADFMDWVERNEQYPFPAVSIRGERA; encoded by the coding sequence ATGTCTGATGCAGATCGAGACAACCCGCGGCGTGAGTTCTTGCGCAAATCCCTGACCCTGATTCCCGTGGTCACCCTCGCCGGTAGCGGTCTGGGCAGCAGCGTCTTGCAAGCTGCGCCTGAAGCGGCCCCGGCGGCGCCCGCAGCCACACCGGCCAAGGCTGACGCCAGCGCTTACCAGCCGAGCTATTTCACCGCCGAGGAATGGGCCTTCATCAACGCCGCCGTGGCGCACCTGATCCCCAACGACGAGCAAGGCCCGGGTGCCCTGGAAGCCGGCGTGCCGGAATACATCGACCGCCAGATGAACACCCCGTACGCCGCCGGTGCCCTGTGGTACATGCAAGGTCCGTTCAACGCCGACGCTGCGCCGGAGATGGGCTGGCAGAGCAAGCTGGTGCCCAAAGAGATCTATCGCCTGGGCATCGCTGCCACGGATCAGTGGGCAAAATCGCTCAACGGTAAAACATTTGCCGAGCAAGACAGCGCTACCCGAGAAGATTTGCTCAAGCAACTCGAAGCCGGAAAACCGCAGTTCGCTGCAGTCCCCGCGAAGATTTTCTTCAGCCTGTTGCTGCAAAACACCAAGGAAGGGTTCTTCTGCGACCCGATCCACGGTGGCAATAAAGGCATGGTCGGCTGGACCATGATCGGCTTCCCCGGCGCCCGCGCCGATTTCATGGATTGGGTGGAACGCAACGAGCAATACCCCTTCCCGGCAGTTTCGATTCGCGGCGAGAGGGCTTGA
- a CDS encoding gamma carbonic anhydrase family protein produces MPVRKYQNHTPQLGQGAFVDASAVVIGDVEIGEDSSVWPLTVIRGDMHRIRIGARTSVQDGCVLHITHAGPFNPEGFPLLIGDDVTIAHKVMLHGCSVGSRVLIGMGSIVMDGTVVEDDVIIGAGSLVPPGKRLESGFLYVGSPVKQIRPLTDKERAFFTYSAANYVKLKDLHLAEGYDQR; encoded by the coding sequence GTGCCCGTTCGCAAGTACCAGAATCACACCCCGCAACTCGGTCAAGGCGCGTTTGTCGACGCCTCCGCGGTGGTGATCGGCGACGTCGAAATCGGCGAAGACAGCTCCGTGTGGCCGCTGACCGTGATCCGTGGCGACATGCACCGCATCCGCATCGGTGCGCGCACCAGCGTGCAGGACGGCTGCGTGCTGCACATCACCCACGCCGGGCCGTTCAACCCGGAGGGCTTTCCGCTGCTGATCGGCGATGACGTGACCATCGCCCACAAGGTCATGCTGCATGGCTGCAGCGTCGGCAGTCGCGTGTTGATCGGTATGGGCAGCATCGTCATGGACGGCACGGTGGTCGAGGACGATGTGATCATCGGCGCCGGCAGCCTGGTACCGCCGGGCAAGCGCCTGGAAAGCGGTTTTCTGTACGTGGGCAGCCCGGTGAAACAGATCCGTCCGTTGACCGACAAGGAACGCGCCTTCTTCACCTACAGCGCCGCCAACTACGTGAAGCTCAAGGACCTGCATCTGGCCGAGGGCTACGATCAGCGCTGA
- a CDS encoding aminopeptidase has translation MSRPLPSHGVLDRVFRILFPGVMFLLLNGCSSVSYYSQLASGQLQLLRAREPVAMVIADPSRDAKLRTHLIQSQKARAFASEHLHLPDNQSYRLYADIGRPYVVWNVFATPEFSLTPQNHCFPIAGCVAYRGYYSQSAARGEAAIQRLQGMDVSIGGVEAYSTLGWFNDPILNSMMGWGDERLATLIFHELAHQRFYVKDDTEFNESFATFVEQEGTRQWRAFRGLPADTDSRLKQRDQFIELVLETRSRLEALYAQPLPAEQMRERKAAQFERFRRDYRVMRDSQWAGDKRYDAWVNMPLNNARLLPFGLYDQWVPAFAALFRQVGGDWVRFYAEVEKLGGLAVAERKAALKALAGS, from the coding sequence TTGAGCAGGCCGCTTCCAAGCCATGGGGTACTTGATCGCGTTTTTCGGATTTTGTTTCCGGGTGTGATGTTTTTGTTGCTCAACGGTTGTTCCAGCGTCAGCTATTACAGCCAATTGGCCAGCGGTCAGTTGCAGTTGCTGCGGGCGCGCGAGCCGGTAGCCATGGTGATCGCCGACCCAAGCCGCGACGCCAAGCTGCGCACGCACCTGATCCAGTCGCAGAAAGCCCGCGCATTCGCCAGCGAACACCTGCACCTGCCCGACAACCAGAGCTATCGGCTGTACGCCGACATCGGCCGGCCGTATGTGGTGTGGAACGTGTTCGCCACCCCGGAGTTTTCCCTGACCCCGCAGAACCATTGTTTCCCGATCGCCGGTTGCGTGGCCTATCGCGGCTACTACAGCCAGAGCGCCGCGCGCGGCGAAGCGGCGATCCAGCGTCTGCAAGGCATGGACGTGTCGATTGGCGGCGTCGAGGCCTATTCGACCCTCGGCTGGTTCAATGACCCGATCCTCAATTCGATGATGGGCTGGGGCGATGAGCGTCTGGCCACGCTGATCTTTCATGAACTGGCGCATCAGCGCTTTTATGTGAAGGACGACACCGAGTTCAACGAGTCCTTCGCCACGTTTGTCGAGCAGGAAGGTACCCGGCAGTGGCGGGCGTTTCGTGGTCTGCCTGCGGATACCGACTCGCGGCTCAAGCAGCGGGATCAGTTCATCGAGCTGGTACTGGAAACGCGGTCGCGGCTTGAAGCGCTTTACGCACAGCCGCTGCCGGCCGAGCAGATGCGCGAGCGAAAGGCGGCGCAATTCGAGCGGTTTCGGCGCGATTACCGGGTGATGCGTGACAGTCAGTGGGCCGGGGACAAGCGCTATGACGCGTGGGTGAATATGCCGCTGAACAATGCGCGGCTGTTGCCGTTCGGGCTGTATGACCAGTGGGTGCCGGCGTTTGCGGCACTGTTCAGGCAGGTTGGGGGGGATTGGGTGCGGTTTTATGCTGAGGTCGAGAAGTTGGGTGGTTTAGCTGTCGCGGAGCGTAAAGCGGCCTTGAAAGCTTTGGCCGGATCTTGA
- the prlC gene encoding oligopeptidase A produces MFLPAKVPTVSVNNPLLQSYDLPPFSTIRAEHVLPAIETILADNRAAIAEILKTQGQNPTWAGLVLAMDELNDRLGAAWSPVSHLNAVCNSAELREAYESCLPALSAYSTEMGQNRELFQAYEALANSPEAAGFDVAQKTILEHALRDFRLSGIDLPEAEQKRYAEVQSKLSELGSRFSNQLLDATQAWTKHVTDEAALAGLTDSAKAQMAAAAQAKGLDGWLITLEFPSYYAVMTYAQDRKLREEVYAAYCTRASDQGPNAGQNDNGPVMEDILDLRQELAKLLGFASFSELSLATKMAESSDQVLSFLRDLAKRSKPFAAQDLQQLRAYAAEQGCADLQSWDSGFYGEKLREQRYSVAQETLRAYFPIDKVLSGLFAIVQRLYGIEIAELKGFDTWHPDVRLFEIKENGQHVGRFFFDLYARANKRGGAWMDGARDRRRTVDGVLQSPVANLVCNFTPADSGKPALLTHDEVTTLFHEFGHGLHHLLTRVDHAGVSGINGVAWDAVELPSQFMENWCWEPEGLALISGHYETGEPLPQDLLEKMLAAKNFQSGLMMVRQLEFSLFDFELHATHGDGRSVAQVLEGVRDEVSVMRPPVYNRFPNSFAHIFAGGYAAGYYSYKWAEVLSADAFSRFEEDGVLNAETGRAFREAILARGGSQAPMVLFVDFRGREPSIDALLRHSGLSEDAAA; encoded by the coding sequence ATGTTTCTTCCAGCCAAGGTGCCAACCGTGAGCGTGAACAACCCTCTTCTGCAGTCCTACGACCTGCCGCCGTTCTCCACGATCCGTGCCGAACACGTGCTGCCAGCCATCGAAACCATTCTGGCCGACAACCGCGCCGCCATCGCCGAAATTCTCAAGACCCAGGGTCAGAACCCTACGTGGGCCGGCCTGGTACTGGCGATGGACGAACTCAACGATCGCCTCGGCGCTGCCTGGAGCCCGGTCAGCCACCTCAACGCCGTGTGCAACAGCGCCGAACTGCGCGAAGCGTACGAGTCGTGCCTGCCGGCCCTCAGCGCCTACTCCACCGAGATGGGCCAGAACCGCGAGCTGTTCCAGGCCTATGAGGCGCTGGCCAACAGCCCGGAAGCCGCCGGTTTCGACGTGGCGCAAAAAACCATTCTGGAACACGCCCTGCGCGATTTCCGTCTGTCGGGTATCGACCTGCCGGAAGCGGAACAGAAACGCTACGCCGAAGTGCAAAGCAAACTGTCCGAGCTGGGCAGCCGCTTCTCCAACCAGTTGCTCGATGCCACGCAAGCCTGGACCAAGCACGTCACCGACGAAGCCGCCCTCGCCGGCCTGACCGATTCGGCCAAGGCGCAAATGGCCGCCGCTGCGCAGGCCAAAGGCCTCGACGGCTGGCTGATCACCCTGGAATTCCCGAGCTACTACGCGGTGATGACCTACGCCCAGGACCGCAAGCTGCGTGAAGAAGTCTACGCCGCCTACTGCACCCGTGCCTCGGACCAAGGCCCGAACGCCGGGCAGAACGATAACGGTCCGGTCATGGAAGATATCCTCGACCTGCGTCAGGAACTGGCAAAACTCTTGGGTTTCGCCAGCTTCTCCGAGCTGAGCCTGGCAACCAAAATGGCCGAGTCCAGCGATCAGGTGCTGAGCTTCCTGCGCGACTTGGCCAAGCGCAGCAAACCGTTCGCCGCGCAGGATCTGCAGCAGCTGCGCGCTTACGCCGCCGAACAGGGCTGCGCCGATCTGCAAAGCTGGGACAGCGGTTTCTACGGAGAAAAACTCCGCGAGCAGCGCTACAGCGTCGCTCAGGAAACCCTGCGCGCGTACTTCCCGATCGATAAAGTCCTCAGCGGTCTGTTCGCTATCGTCCAGCGCCTGTACGGCATCGAAATCGCCGAACTGAAAGGCTTCGACACCTGGCACCCGGACGTGCGTCTGTTCGAAATCAAGGAGAACGGCCAGCACGTCGGCCGCTTCTTCTTCGACCTCTACGCCCGCGCCAACAAGCGTGGCGGGGCGTGGATGGACGGCGCCCGCGACCGTCGCCGCACCGTTGACGGCGTGTTGCAAAGTCCGGTCGCCAACCTGGTGTGCAACTTCACCCCGGCGGACAGCGGCAAGCCTGCCCTGCTGACCCACGATGAAGTGACCACCCTGTTCCACGAATTCGGTCACGGCCTGCATCACCTGCTGACCCGCGTTGATCACGCCGGTGTCTCGGGGATCAACGGCGTGGCGTGGGATGCGGTCGAGCTGCCGAGCCAGTTCATGGAAAACTGGTGCTGGGAGCCGGAAGGCCTGGCGCTGATCTCCGGTCACTACGAAACCGGCGAGCCGCTGCCGCAAGACCTGCTGGAAAAAATGCTCGCGGCGAAAAACTTCCAGTCCGGGTTGATGATGGTCCGTCAGCTGGAATTCTCGCTGTTCGACTTCGAACTGCACGCCACTCACGGTGACGGCCGCAGCGTGGCGCAAGTGCTGGAAGGCGTGCGCGACGAGGTGTCGGTAATGCGCCCACCGGTGTACAACCGCTTTCCCAACAGCTTCGCGCACATCTTCGCCGGCGGTTACGCGGCGGGCTACTACAGCTACAAGTGGGCGGAAGTGCTGTCGGCAGATGCCTTCTCCAGGTTCGAAGAAGACGGCGTGCTCAACGCCGAAACCGGTCGCGCCTTCCGCGAAGCGATTCTGGCCCGTGGCGGCTCGCAGGCACCGATGGTGCTGTTCGTCGACTTCCGTGGTCGCGAGCCTTCGATTGACGCACTCTTGCGCCATAGCGGCCTGAGTGAGGACGCGGCAGCATGA
- a CDS encoding LLM class flavin-dependent oxidoreductase — protein sequence MKQLSDVKFSTLDLVPVRENGSPAQSLRNSLDLAQHVEKFGYTRFWVAEHHNMDGIASSATSVLLGYLAGGTSTIRVGSGGVMLPNHAPLVIAEQFGTLESLYPGRIDLGLGRAPGSDQMTARALRRERSGSADDFPEDVAELVRFLGPRTPDQRVIAMPGTGTNVPIWLLGSSLFSAQLAGERGLPYAFASHFAPRFMHEAIRVYRNHFKPSAVLDKPYVMLGVPLVAADTDEQADYLATSVYQRILALMRGQSLVQRPPVKTMDGLWLPHEREAVGDFLGLAMVGSPQKIRAKLEVLVEQTQADELIFTCDLYEHADRVHSYELLAQVMKG from the coding sequence ATGAAGCAACTGTCCGATGTAAAATTTTCCACCCTCGATCTGGTGCCGGTGCGCGAGAACGGCAGCCCGGCACAATCGCTGCGCAATTCGCTGGATCTGGCGCAGCACGTCGAGAAATTCGGCTACACCCGCTTCTGGGTCGCCGAACACCACAACATGGACGGCATCGCCAGTTCCGCCACCTCGGTGCTGCTGGGATATCTGGCCGGCGGCACCTCGACGATTCGTGTCGGCTCCGGCGGGGTGATGTTGCCCAACCACGCGCCGCTGGTGATCGCCGAGCAGTTCGGCACTCTCGAAAGCCTCTATCCGGGGCGCATCGACCTCGGTTTGGGCCGCGCGCCGGGTTCCGACCAGATGACCGCCCGCGCTCTGCGCCGCGAACGCTCCGGCAGCGCCGATGATTTCCCGGAAGACGTCGCCGAGCTGGTGCGTTTTCTCGGCCCGCGCACCCCGGACCAACGGGTGATCGCCATGCCCGGCACCGGTACCAACGTGCCGATCTGGTTGCTTGGTTCCAGCCTGTTCAGCGCGCAACTGGCCGGTGAGCGCGGTTTGCCTTACGCCTTCGCCTCGCACTTCGCTCCGCGCTTCATGCACGAGGCGATCCGCGTCTATCGCAACCACTTCAAGCCATCGGCGGTGCTCGACAAGCCGTACGTGATGCTCGGTGTGCCGCTGGTGGCGGCGGATACCGATGAGCAGGCCGATTACCTGGCGACTTCGGTGTACCAGCGCATTCTTGCGCTGATGCGTGGGCAGAGCCTGGTGCAGCGTCCACCGGTGAAAACCATGGACGGCCTGTGGCTGCCCCATGAGCGCGAGGCGGTTGGAGATTTCCTCGGTCTGGCGATGGTCGGCAGCCCACAGAAAATCCGCGCGAAGCTGGAGGTGCTGGTCGAGCAGACCCAGGCCGACGAGCTGATTTTCACCTGCGACCTGTATGAACACGCCGATCGCGTGCATTCCTACGAACTGCTGGCGCAGGTCATGAAAGGATAA
- a CDS encoding DUF1161 domain-containing protein, with protein MKKFILAVGLLSLAGGALAAGKPCEELKSEIAAKIDAKGASSYSLEIVDKGAAAGGKVVGSCEGGTKEIVYKRG; from the coding sequence ATGAAGAAGTTCATATTGGCAGTAGGTTTGTTGAGCCTTGCGGGTGGCGCGTTGGCTGCTGGCAAGCCTTGTGAAGAGTTGAAAAGCGAGATTGCGGCGAAGATTGATGCCAAGGGTGCCTCCAGTTATTCGCTGGAGATTGTCGACAAGGGTGCAGCCGCTGGCGGCAAGGTCGTTGGCAGTTGCGAAGGTGGCACCAAGGAAATCGTCTACAAACGTGGTTGA
- a CDS encoding HAD family hydrolase, which translates to MHYQTVLFDLDGTLTDPREGITRSIQFALGKLGIDEPDLTRLEHFIGPPLLQAFMQFYGFDEAKAWEAVNFYRERFKVTGLYENRVFDGVTPLLETLSGQGRQLYIATSKPWEFAREIARHFDFAKHFKVIYGSELDGTRTNKVELIAHLIAEEGLDPANTLMIGDRKHDLIGARSNGVDAAAVGYGFGSFEELNAEAPAYHFETLAELHQAFLRR; encoded by the coding sequence ATGCATTACCAGACTGTACTTTTCGACCTCGATGGCACCCTGACCGACCCGCGTGAGGGCATTACCCGTTCCATACAGTTCGCCCTCGGCAAGCTCGGCATCGATGAGCCGGACCTGACTAGACTCGAACACTTCATCGGCCCGCCGCTGTTGCAGGCGTTCATGCAGTTTTATGGCTTCGATGAGGCCAAGGCCTGGGAGGCGGTGAATTTCTATCGCGAGCGCTTCAAGGTCACCGGCCTGTACGAGAACCGTGTGTTCGACGGCGTCACACCGTTGCTCGAGACCCTGAGTGGCCAAGGGCGACAGCTGTATATCGCGACGTCCAAGCCGTGGGAGTTCGCCCGGGAGATCGCCCGGCACTTCGACTTCGCCAAGCATTTCAAGGTTATCTATGGCAGTGAACTGGATGGCACGCGAACCAACAAGGTCGAGCTGATCGCGCACCTGATCGCCGAAGAAGGGCTGGACCCGGCTAATACGCTGATGATCGGTGATCGCAAGCATGATTTGATCGGCGCGCGCAGCAACGGTGTGGATGCGGCGGCGGTGGGATATGGGTTTGGCAGTTTTGAAGAGCTGAATGCCGAGGCGCCGGCTTATCATTTTGAGACTTTGGCTGAGTTGCATCAGGCGTTTCTGCGGCGCTGA